The following is a genomic window from Dermatophilaceae bacterium Soc4.6.
CCCTTACGTCGGTTGGCGTCGGGCCAAGTCTGACCCATGGGGTGGGTCAGCTGGACCGGTTTGGCACCACGGTCACAAGGGCCACCAGAGCCAGCAAGGTCACCAGGGGCCGTAGGGGCCCTGGTTCGTGCGACCACCACGACCGGACACCTGGCGCAGGGCCGGGCGCACGTCGGTGAGGTAGACCGCCGCCGCGACGAAGGCGATGATGCCGACGAAGCCGAGGACGTACTGGAAGGTGATGACCCCCACGGCCACCGCGACCCCGAGGACCGCGAGCCAGAACGTCTTCGTGCGCTTGCCGGCCGCGACGTAGGACTGCGAGCTGTGGCGGAGCGCGTCGACGATCGCGAAGACCTCGCACCCGAGGGCGAGCACGCCGAGCACGAGCAGCAGGGTGCTCTGCACGTTGCTGAAGATCTGCATGGTGTCCACTCTAGGGTCGTCGGGGCAGCCGCTGGACAGATCTGGCGCAAAGCCCGCAGATCAGACGTCCAGGACGACGGTCACCGGACCGTCGTTCACCAGGTGAACCTCCATGTCGGCCCCGAAGGTTCCCGTCGCGACCTCGACCCCGAGCGCATGCAGCCCCGCGACCACCGCCTCGACCAGCGGCCCGGCGACCGAGCCGGGCGCTGCTGCCCCCCACGACGGCCGTCGACCCTTGCGGGTGTCGGCGAGCAGCGTGAACTGCGAGACGACCAGCACGGGCGCGCCCACGTCGGTCACCGACCGCTCGTCGCGCAGGATCCGCAGCCCGGCGATCTTGCGCACCGTCGCGTCCGCCTGGGCCGGCCCGTCGCCGACCCCGACCCCGACCAGGGCGAGCAGCCCGGGCCGCGTGACCTCGCCGACGACCTGGCCGGCCACCGAGACCCGGGCCGAGGTCACGCGCTGCAGGACGGTGCGCACGCGCAGCCTCAGAGACCAACGGCGACGACCGCGCCGACCGGCTCGCCGTGCCCGAGCACGGGTGCGTGCTCCAGCTGGGCGAAGGCCGTCGGCGCCTCGACCCCGATGCGCCGCAGCACGGCCGCGACCACGACCGGCGCCGCCCGGTGGAATCCGTCGGCCACCTTGACGGCGACCCCGCGACCGTCGGGCAGCCCCACGGCATACACCGACTCGGCGCCGTCCTTCGCGACCAGGCCCGGCACCTCGCGAATGAGGGCGGTCACCGCCCGCCGGGTGCCGCCGAGCATCTCGGGGAAGGCCGAGATGGCGTCGGCCACCCGTCGCTCCGCGGTGCCGTCGGCTGCCGAGGCGGTGCGGCCGAAGGCCCGGGCCAGCCCGACGAGCGGGTAGGCCTGCAGCGGCGCCCCGCACCCGTCGACAGCGATCGCGCTGACCGTCGTGCCCGACAGGTCCTCGATCGTCGCGAGCACCCCCTGCTGGAGGGGGTGCTCGGGGTCGAGGTAGGACGCCAGGTCCCAGCCGTTGACGACGCAGGTCGCCACCATCGCCGCGTGCTTGCCCGAGCAGTTCTGCGCGAGCGACGAGGCCGGGCGACCGTCACGGATCCACGCCTCGCGCTCCTGCTCGTCGTAGGGGCGGTCAGGGGTGTTGCGCAGGTCGTCCTGCGTCAGACCCGCGCCGGCCAGGATCTGCTGAGCGGCCTCGAGGTGGAAGGGCTCGCCCGAGTGGCTCGCACAGGCGAGGGCCAGCTGGCGTGGGGGCAGGTCGAGACCGGCGCGCACCATCGCGGCTGCCTGCACCGGCTTGTTGGACGACCGGGCGAAGACCGGGCCGGACGCATCGCCCAGCTGCCACTCGACCTCGCCGTCGGGGCCCGTCACGACGACGCTCACCCGGTGCACGCTCTCGACCACCCCCGATCTCACGACGTGGACGAGGACGGGTGCCTCGGAGAGTGCGGGGGACACCGGCAGGGGCTCGAGAGTGCTCACCGGCACAGTCTTCCAGCCCCGGGCCCGCCTCCTCACTGGGATGATCCCGACGTGGGCCTCGCGACCCCCTCAACCCTTCGGACCCTCCTCGCCATCGGCCTGGCCTGATGACCATCACCGCCCACGGGACAGCATCGGCCCCCATCGTGGTCGACCACCTCGGCAGCGCGAAGCCGGTGCTCGACAACAGCATCGACGTGCAGGGGTCGAGCTGGCTGGTCATCCGCCACCTGCAGGTGGTCACCCCCAACCTGCTCGACAACACGAGCGGGGCAGACCGCCGCCGCCGGGGCGTCCTTCCTCGGCGTCTACCACTCCCCACCGGCCTGACCCCGGGCCCTCCCCCCACGCAGACGTCCGCGTGGCAACCCGACCGGGCCGGTCGTCCACGCGGACGTCTCGCGTGCAGGTGGTGAGGTGCGGCGTCTCCAGAACGGTGGACGCCGCGGGCGTCAGTCGCCGATCTTCTCGGCGGCGTCCTCGGTCGCCACGACGGCAGCGGCAGTCGCCTTCTTGGCGGTGGTGCGGGTGGCCTTGGCCCGGGACGTGGTGCGCTCGGCGCCCTTGCGGGCGGTCGTGGTGGTGCGCTTGGCTGCCGTGCGGGTGCGCTTGACGGCGGCCTTGACCTTGGGGGTGGCCTCGGCGACGTCGGCCTTGACGGTCTCCGCGGTCTCGGCGATCGTGTCGGCCGTCCTGGTCGCCTCCTTGCGGGCGGTGGTGAAGGTCGCCTTGGCGCTGGAGGTGGTCGAGTCGACCGCGTGGCGAGCAGTGGTGACCGCGCCGCGGCCGACGGCGATGGTGCTGTCGACCTGCTTGACGAGATCCTTGGTGGCGCGCTGGGTGCGCAGGCGGGTCAGGAGCGAGTCGCCCCGGGCCTCGAGGGCGCCGACGGTGCTCTCGACGTCGCTGTGCACCTTCCCGATGAGCTCCTTACCGGTGCGGATGGCCAGCGAAGGGGCCTCCTGCACCTGCTTGACGAGCTCCTTCTGCAGGCCCTTGGGGTCGATGTTGGTCAGGGCGCGACGGGTGGCGACGACCTGGCCGCTGGCGTCGCGGACCTTCTCGACGGCGAGGTCGACGATGCCGACGAGGGCCTCTCCGGTGCCGGTGGCGGTCTTCTTGAGGTCAGTGGTCAAGGACATGGTGGTTCCTCCTGGAACGGTGTGGTGGTCTAGCTCTGGGGCGGGGTACGCCGGCGCGACGGTGCGCTGCGCGGTGCCGGGGTGTCGTCCCCGGGCTGGGTCAGGCTGGTGGCGGTGGAGTCAGTGCCGTCAGGGGGCACGCTGCCTCCGGAGACGAACGAGGCGTAGACGTCGACGAGGACGGCGCGCTGGCGGGGCGTGAGCCCCGGGTCGGCGGCGATGGCCTCGAGGACCCCCGGCGAGCCGGGGGGCGACGGCACGGCATCGAGGATGCCGGCCTGGACGTAGAGCGACTCCGCCGAGACCTGCAGCCCGCGGGCGAGCTGCTGGAGGATCTCGGCACTCGGCTTCTTCAGGCCCCGCTCGATCTGCGAGAGGTAGGGGTTGGAGACTCCAGCCAGGTCGGAGAGCTGACGCAGCGAGAGCTGGGCGCTCTGGCGCTGCTCGCGCAGGAACGCCCCCAGCTCGTGCGGTGACAACTTGCTCATGCCTCCATCATGCTTGCTCTGGTTAGCAAGTGCAAACCAGAGGCAGCGTGAGGTAGCCCACAGCCGCCTCGGGAACACCCCCACCGTCAGCTTGTTGGTTCATACCGTCGCTCGTGGGCCTCCTGGGCCAGCAGAGAGGTCGTGTCGGGCGCCACCAGACGAAAGGGGAGCTGGCCGGTCAGCGGCGCTTGACGCCGAGCTCCTCGCGGGCCTGTGTCGTCGTCATCGGCGGGCGCTGCAGCGTCGTGGCGATCTCGGCGGCGCGGGCCACCAGCTCGTCGTTGTGCCGCACCTCTTGGCCCCGGGCGTAGACGAGGTTGTCCTCCATGCCCACCCGCAGGTGCCCACCGGCGCCGAGCGCGGTGGCGAGCACGGGCAGGTGCGAGCGGCCGATGCCGGTGGCCGACCACGTGGTCACCTCGGCCGGCAGGGCCGCGACGGCGGCGAGGACGGCGGCAGCGGTGCCCGGCATACCGCCGGGCACGCCGGTGACCAGGTCGACGTGCACCCGCCCTCCGTAGGGCAGCCCCTCCTGGTCGAGCAGCCGACGCAGCGACGCGACGTGCCCGAGGTCGAAGAGCTCGAACTCGGGGACGACCTCGCGCGCGATGCTCTGCCGGTAGAGCTCGACCACGAAGGGCCAGGGGTTGAGGAAGACGTCGTCACCGAAGTTCGTCGTGCCGCAGGTGAGCGAGCACGAGTCGGGCTCGGCGTCGAGCACCGTCAGCCGCTGCGCGAGCGGGTCGTGCACGCTGCCGCCGGTGGAGAGCTGCACGATCAGGTCGGTCGCCTCGCGCACGGCGTCGACCGCCTCGCGCAGGCGGGCACCGTCGAGGGTCGGCCGGTGCTCGTCGTCACGGATGTGCAGGTGGATCAGCGAGGCCCCCGCCGCCTCGCAGCGCACAGCGGTCTCGACGAGCTCGTCCGTGGTCGTGGGGAGCTGGGGCACATCGGCCTTGGCGACCTCGGCCCCGGTCGGCGCGACGGTGATCAGGGTGTGGGCGGCGCTGCTCATGACCCCAACCCTCCCACTTGTTGCGGTGAGCGCCGGACAACTGCGACAGAACTCGCGTCAGACGCAGCGCTCACCGCAACAAGTGGAGGTTCCAGGGGGTCAGGGGGTGACGACCACCGTCTGGGCGCCGGCGACGTCGCCGGCCACGAGGACCGCGTCCACCGGGGTGTTGCGCTTGATGAGGGCCAGGGCGATGGGGCCGTCCTCGTGGTGGCGGGCCACCGAGGTCAGGAAGCCCACGGCTCGTCCGTCGAGGGTGAGCTCACTCCCCCGGTCGGGCAGCAGGTGGCCGGAGCCGTCGAGGTGCAGGAACACCAGCCGACGCGGCGGACGCCCCAGGTTGTGCACCCGGGCGACGGTCTCCTGCCCGCGGTAACAGCCCTTGTGCAGGTGCACGGCGCTGCGCAGCCAGTCGACCTCGTGCACGAGGGTGCGGTGGTCGGTCTCGTACCCGAGACGGGGCCGCCACGCCGCGATCCGCAGCGCCTCTGCGGCCCACGACCCGGCCAGCGGCCGATCACCAACAGCAGCAACGAGATCGGCCCGCGGCACGATGAGCTCACGCCACGCTCGTCCCGTGCCGGGGTGACCCTCCAGCGGCCCGTAAGCCGCCGTGTCACCGGTGGCACCGACGAGGTCGGGCCACGGGTCACGCCAGGCGAGGGGCTCACCGGGGAGAGACTCGGCGGCATACGGCTCACCGAGCACGGCGTGCTCGTGGCTGACGTCGGCGACCTCGACCCGCAGCATGAAGCGCATCGAGTCGAGCCAGGCGAGCAGCGGGCCGGCGGCGCCGGGCTCGGTGGTGACCCAGGTCGTCTCGCCGTCGTCGACCACGTGCAGGTCGTGCTCGACGTGACCCTTGGGGCTGAGCACGAGCGTCTCGCGCGACTCGCGCGCGGGGAGGCCGAGCAGCATCTGGGTCGTCAGCGAGTGCAGCCACGACAGCCGGTCGGGGCCGGTCACGGTGAGCACGGGACGGTGCGACAGGTCGACCACCGCGAGCCCCTCGGCGAGCAGGCGCTGCTCGCGCAGCGGGTCGCCGTAGTGCGCGGCCACCGGGGCGTCGAGGCCCTCGCCCGCCACGGCGCCGGGAGCGCGCAGCAGCGGCGACCCGGGGCCCGAGGCCTTCGGGGTGGGGTCAGTGCTCTGGGTGGGGGTGCTCATGCGGTCCTCGTGACTCCGGCGCGGAGCCGGCTGGGGTGTCGGCGGATGCGTGAGCCCCACCGACGCTGGTCGACGTGACAACGGGTGTCCCGCCGTGGTGGCGGCCGGGCTCGCGCGCGCACTCGGCGCACCACCCGTGGACCGCCATGTGGGTGACGTCTGCTTCAAAGCCGTGGGCCGCCCGCAGATTCCCGATGAACGCCGCAGCGGTCTCGATCGGGGCCTCCCCGACGACCCCGCAGCCCAGGCAGACGAGGTGGATGTGGGTCGCGTGGCCGGCCCGGTGATAGCTCGGCGCCCGGTGGTCGAGGTGCGTGTGCGCCACGAAGCCGAGCTCCTCGAGCACCTCGAGACCGCGGTAGATCGTCGACTGCGGCAGCTCGGCCCCGCCGTCCTGGCCGACGACCTTGGCGATGAGGTCGGGGGTGGCGTGCTCGAGGTGGCTGACGGCGTCGAGGATCCGACGCCGCTGGGGCGTCAACCGCTTGCCCTGGGCGCGCAGGGCGTCTCCGAGGTCGGGCACGACCCCAGCGTACGACGTCCTCGCACCGCCGAGGGAGTCCTACTCCATCCGGGTGAGCGTGGCCGAGATGTGGCTCTGCATCGGCTGGTCGACCGCGGCCATGTCCATGACCCACATCAGCTGAGAGTCGACGAGGCCGTACATCCGGCTGCCGGCGTTGTACTCCTTGGCCAACGGGCTGCGCACGACCGAGTCGGTGCGCAGGTAGACCTTGGCTGGCTCGATGGAGCCGTAGTACATCTCGACGACGCCGGTCGGGTGGGCGAGCAGCAGCTCGACGTCGGCGCCGTCCTCACCGGGCCGCCAGAAGCCGAGCTCGGTCGCGAGGGGCCGCACCCGCTCGCCCGTCGTGGGCTCGAGCAGCCAGGTGTGGCTGCTCCACTCGAGGAAGCCACGCCCGTCGTGGGAGCAGACGACCTCCTGGCCGAAGTTGACCGACTCGATGGTGGGGTAGCCGACGACCCCGACGCCTTCCCAGCGCCCGACCATCCAGGCCAGGGGGCGCAGCCGCTCGGGCAGGTCGGCATCGAGGATGAACACGCGTCGGATCGTAGCCTGACCCCGTGAGCCCCTCCCCCGCTGCCATCCGCCCGCTCGTCGTCAAGGTCACCGCCGGCGCCGAGGCTCCCGAGCGCTTCTCCCAGGGGGTCACCATCGCCGCGACCGCCCTCGCGGCGGGTGCGTCGGTCAGCCTGTGGCTGACCGGCGAGGCGACGTGGCTCGCCGTCCGGGGTCGGGCCGAGGACTTCACCCTGCCGCATGCCGCCCCACTCGCCGACCTGCGCGACGCGCTGCTGGCCGCCGGGTGCGTGTCGGTCTGCAGCCAGTGCGCGGCTCGACGAGACCTCACGCAGGACGACCTGCTGCCGGGCGCGCGGATCGCCGGTGCGGCCTCCTTCGTCGAGGAGGTCCTGGCCCCTGACGTGCAGGCCCTCGTCTACTAGACCCGCGGTCAGGCTCGGGTCAGGCGACGTAGAGCCGGGTGATGAGGTAGACCAGCACCCCGACGACGAGCACGGAGGCCGCCCCCTGCGACAGCCGGGCGGGCAGGCTCCCGGCGCCGGGCAGGGGCGCGAGCACTCGCCGCACGATGTGCGACACCACGCCCGCGACGACCCCGAGGACGGCTGCGGGCACGGGGTCGACCACCCCGACGAGCCGGGCGACGAGCAGGGCGCCGAGCACCCCCGCCACCGCGGCCGGCACGAGGACCCAGCGGCGCAGCGCCGGCACGTGGGCCAGGAGGTCGGCGAGCGCGGCGACCGCCACCGCCCCCATCGCCACGGCGACGTGACCGGGTCCGCGGGAGTAGGCCGGCAGCGCCGCCAGTGGGGCGCCGACCGTGGCCAGGGCGAGGCCGGCGACGCTCGAGGACAGGCCCAGCGTCAGCCCGGACCGCTCCCGGCGCAGCAGCTGCTGCAGGAAGGCGAGGACGATGCTGACGCCGATGGTGGCGGGCAGCCACCTGAGCATCGGCTCATCGCGGGTCAGCCCGACCGTGAGACCGAGGGCCAGCGAGCCGGCGCCGACGACGGCTGCCGACCAGCGCGGGGTCGGTGCCGAGAGCAGCCGCGGCCACCCCCAGGCCAGCACCAGGCCGACGAAACCGACCGCGACCCCCGTCATGAGGGGGCCGGATGCGGCGCTCGACCCGACGAGCAGGGCCAGCGCGGCGGTCACGCCGACCGTCGTGACCGAGGTGACCGCCACGGCCGGGTCGCTCGACCCACCGGGACCGGTGGGGTGCTCGGACGCCGGTCTGGCGACCTCGCCGCGAGCCGCCGCCTCGCGCGCCGCGCGGGCAGCCGCCCGGGTCTGCGGCCCGGCCAGCGTCACCGTCGGCACGTCGTCGACACCGTCGGCCTGCGTCACGGACAGCATCCTCGCATCACCCGCCGGCGAAGGGCGGGAGCACCTCGACGACCACCCCCGCGGCCACCGGCTGGTCGAGGACCCCGCGGGCCCCCTCGACCAGCAGCGTGGCCACCGCGACCACGGGGGCGAGCGCCGGGCGGCGGCGCACGACCTCGGCGACCACCTCGCGCAGGGTCTCGCCCGGCACCTCGGTGTCCTCACCCACGCCGGCGGCGGCTCGGGCTCCGGCCCAGTAGCGCACGGTGACGGACACGAGGGCTCCCTTCGGCCAACGGTATGGAGCGAGCGCCCAGCAGCGCCGCAGGTGGATCAGTCTCTCACCACGTCGAGGCCAGGGACTCGTCACGGGCTCCCAGCCCGCAGACGCAGGGGGGTGGGTGGGCAGCCAGCGACTATCCTCGGGCCCATGGCCGCACTCCTCCTGCTCACCAACGCGCTGGCCCCCAGCGCCGAGGTGCTGCCGGCCCTCGGGTTGCTCAGCCACCACGTGCGCATCCTCCCCGCCGAGCCCACCGCCCTCGTGGACGCCCCCGCTGGCGACGTCGTGCTCGTCGACGCCCGCTTCGACCTGGCCCAGGCCCGGTCGCTGTGCCGGGTGCTGCGGGCCACCGGCCTCACCAACCCCCTGCTGGCCGTGCTCACCGAGGGGGGCCTCGCCGGGCTGACCAGTGAGTGGGGCATCGACGACGTCATCCTCGACAGCGCCGGGCCGGCCGAGGTCGACGCGCGGCTGCGGCTGGCCGTCACCCGCACCGAGGTCGTCGAGATCGAGGAGTCCGGGCCGATTCGCGCCGGAGACCTGACCATCGACGAGACCACCTACTCCGCGAAGGTGCGCGGTCGTCAGCTCGACCTGACCTACAAGGAGTTCGAGCTGCTGAAGTTCATCGCGCAGCACCCGGGCCGGGTCTTCAGCCGGGCGCAGCTGCTGCAGGAGGTCTGGGGATACGACTACTTCGGCGGCACCCGCACCGTCGACGTGCACGTGCGCCGGCTGCGGGCCAAGCTCGGCCACGAGCACGAGTTCCTCATCGGCACGATCCGCAACGTCGGCTACCGCTTCGTCTCGGAGCGGCCCCACGACCAGGAGGCCGTCTCCGTCGAGGAGTGAGCCCCCGTCCAGCAGCGCTGGACGGGGGCTCACTGCCTACGGGGGACTGCGACCGTGGCTACGGCGTGGCCGTGCCGGCGATGCGGCTGGGCACGGTCGGGGCATAGGGCGAGATCGTCGGCAGGTAGGACGCGAAGCCGTCGATGTCGAGGCCACCGAAGTAGGTGCCCGTGCCCTTGAGGAAGGAGGGGAAGTTGTCTCCGCCACCGGCGAGGAAGTTGTTGGTCACGATGCGGTAGCTCCCGGTCCTGCTGATCGGGGTGCCGTTGATCGCGACCGATCCGTCGACCGGCCCGGTGGGCGTCATGGTGTAGCTGAAGCCCGTGCTCACCTGGAGCGTCTTGACGGCGCCCGCGTTGAGCCCGGTCACCTGCTGGGTGAGCAGGTCGTAGACGTCCTGCCCGGTCAGCGTCATCGAGACCAGGTAGTTGTTGAAGGGCTGCACCGTGAAGGCCTCGTCGTAGGTGATGGCGCCGGGCGCCTCACCGTAGGGAGAGCTGGCGTAGGTGAGGTCGGCGCGGATGCCACCGGGGTTCATGAAGGCGATGACCGGGGCGACGCCGCCCGTGGTCGTCGACGGGTCGGCGAGCTGCGCGTCGGCGATGAGGTCACCCAGCGCCGACTCGCCCGCGGGGTTGCCGGCGCGCGTGACGTCCGAGGTGACCGACCCCAGCACCTTGCTGGCGATGGGCGTGACCAGGGTCTTGTAGGTCGCGATGAGCGAGGACTGGTCGGCGTCCTTGGGCAGCGTGCGGTCGACGGTGAGGTTGGAGCCGGCGACCGAGCCGCGCAGGATGTCGTTGGTCTTGGTGTTGTAGGTCAGCGTCGTGTCGGTGATGAGCCGGCCGAACGACGACGCTGACGTGAGCAGGCGCGGCTTGCCGGCCGGGTCCTTCACCGAGCACACGTAGGGCTGGTGGGTGTGACCGGAGATGACCATGTCGATCTCGGGGGACAGCTTCGAGGCGATCGGCAGGATCGGCGAGCTGGCCGGGATGAGACTCCCACCCCCGCCGCAGGTGTAGTCGTAGGTGGGGTTGACCGCGTAGGCCGTGCCCGTCGCCGGGTCGGTCCACTGCTGCGGGGACGGCACGCCGCCCTGGTGGATGAGCACGATGATGGCCTGCACGCCCTGGCGCTTCAGCACGGGCACGAGCGCGTTGGCGGTGTCGACCTCGTCGGTGAAGGACAGGCCCTTGACGCCCGACGCCGTGACGATGGTCGGCGTGTCCTTGAGCGTCATGCCGATGATGCCGATCCTGGCCGGACCGACCTGCTTGATCGTGTAGGCGGGCAGGATCGTGTCGCCGGCCCTGTGGCCCTTGGTGTCGAAGGAGTACTTCACGTTGGCCGCGAGGTAGTCGAAGCTCGCCCCGGCGAAGGTGTGGTCAGCGCAGGAGTTCTGGTTGTTGGCGCCGGCACCGTCGTTGAGGCACCCACCATCGGCCATCCGCTGCAGCTCGCGGTAGCCCTCGTCGAACTCGTGGTTGCCCACGGCGGTGGCATCGAGACCAAGGAGGTTCATCGACTCGATCGTCGGCTCGTCGTGGAAGGCCGCGGACAGCAGCGGCGAGGCCCCGATGAGGTCGCCGGCGGCGAGCGTCAGTGACAGGGGGTGCCCCACGCGCTCCTGCTTCAGCGTGGTCGCGAGGTACTCCGCCCCACCCACGTCCTGGGTCACGTCGACCGGCAGCCCGCTGACCGGGTCGATCCGGTGATCGACCACGACCCGGCCGCTCGAGCCGGCGGGCGGCTCGAGGTTGCCGTGGAAGTCGTTGAAGGACAGCACCTGGATCTTGACGTTGCCGTCCTTGTCGGGCCGGGCCGGGTCGGGGGTCGGGCCGGCGGCGCGGGTCGGGCCGGCGGCCGCGACAGCGGCCAGCGCGCAGGCGGCGACCCCCACGACGGCGACGAGACGGCGTCGGCCGCCGCGGGTACGGGTGACGGGCTTCATGAGGCTCCTGAAGGGGGGTCGAGGATCGACGTGGGGGTCGCCGGACCGGGCGTCAACGGGTGGCGGTGAGGTGCGGCTGGACGCACCTTAGCCCCGCTGGGAGAATGCTGGGCAACGACTGGGTAACGGGCTGGAGCCCGCGCCAGCCTGCGGTCGACACCCTGTCGGACCCCCGTGGTGGAATGCCCGCATGCCGCCGCTTCCCCCCGTCGTCGACCCCGACGCGCGCGCCCTCACCTCCGCCCAGCTGCGCGACGTCGAGGCGCTGGTGGCCGCCGCCACCACGACCGATGGCGCGGCCCCGCTCTCGGAGCAGTTCCTGCTCGCACTGCGCCACCCTCACGGCCCCCGCCACCTCCTGACGTATGCCGGGGAGCAGCTGCGCGGATACGCCCAGGCCCGCGACGACGCGGCCGAGCTCGTCGTCGACCCGGAGCACCGCCGGCAGGGCGTGGGGACGGCGCTGTTGGCGGGTCTTCATACGGTCGCGCCGCAGGCCCGGGTGTGGGCGCACGGCGACCTCGCACCGGCGGCGGCCTTCGCGGCGGCCCTCGGCCTGGCGGTGGCCCGCGAGCTGTTCGTGCTCGAGCGCCCGCTCGGCGCCGCCGGCGGAGCACCGCTGCCCCCGGTCGTGCTGCCCGACGGGCTGCACGCC
Proteins encoded in this region:
- a CDS encoding transcriptional repressor codes for the protein MPDLGDALRAQGKRLTPQRRRILDAVSHLEHATPDLIAKVVGQDGGAELPQSTIYRGLEVLEELGFVAHTHLDHRAPSYHRAGHATHIHLVCLGCGVVGEAPIETAAAFIGNLRAAHGFEADVTHMAVHGWCAECAREPGRHHGGTPVVTSTSVGGAHASADTPAGSAPESRGPHEHPHPEH
- a CDS encoding DUF2516 family protein, with protein sequence MQIFSNVQSTLLLVLGVLALGCEVFAIVDALRHSSQSYVAAGKRTKTFWLAVLGVAVAVGVITFQYVLGFVGIIAFVAAAVYLTDVRPALRQVSGRGGRTNQGPYGPW
- a CDS encoding helix-turn-helix transcriptional regulator; this translates as MSKLSPHELGAFLREQRQSAQLSLRQLSDLAGVSNPYLSQIERGLKKPSAEILQQLARGLQVSAESLYVQAGILDAVPSPPGSPGVLEAIAADPGLTPRQRAVLVDVYASFVSGGSVPPDGTDSTATSLTQPGDDTPAPRSAPSRRRTPPQS
- a CDS encoding FABP family protein, with amino-acid sequence MFILDADLPERLRPLAWMVGRWEGVGVVGYPTIESVNFGQEVVCSHDGRGFLEWSSHTWLLEPTTGERVRPLATELGFWRPGEDGADVELLLAHPTGVVEMYYGSIEPAKVYLRTDSVVRSPLAKEYNAGSRMYGLVDSQLMWVMDMAAVDQPMQSHISATLTRME
- a CDS encoding bifunctional metallophosphatase/5'-nucleotidase — encoded protein: MKPVTRTRGGRRRLVAVVGVAACALAAVAAAGPTRAAGPTPDPARPDKDGNVKIQVLSFNDFHGNLEPPAGSSGRVVVDHRIDPVSGLPVDVTQDVGGAEYLATTLKQERVGHPLSLTLAAGDLIGASPLLSAAFHDEPTIESMNLLGLDATAVGNHEFDEGYRELQRMADGGCLNDGAGANNQNSCADHTFAGASFDYLAANVKYSFDTKGHRAGDTILPAYTIKQVGPARIGIIGMTLKDTPTIVTASGVKGLSFTDEVDTANALVPVLKRQGVQAIIVLIHQGGVPSPQQWTDPATGTAYAVNPTYDYTCGGGGSLIPASSPILPIASKLSPEIDMVISGHTHQPYVCSVKDPAGKPRLLTSASSFGRLITDTTLTYNTKTNDILRGSVAGSNLTVDRTLPKDADQSSLIATYKTLVTPIASKVLGSVTSDVTRAGNPAGESALGDLIADAQLADPSTTTGGVAPVIAFMNPGGIRADLTYASSPYGEAPGAITYDEAFTVQPFNNYLVSMTLTGQDVYDLLTQQVTGLNAGAVKTLQVSTGFSYTMTPTGPVDGSVAINGTPISRTGSYRIVTNNFLAGGGDNFPSFLKGTGTYFGGLDIDGFASYLPTISPYAPTVPSRIAGTATP
- a CDS encoding MoaD/ThiS family protein yields the protein MSVTVRYWAGARAAAGVGEDTEVPGETLREVVAEVVRRRPALAPVVAVATLLVEGARGVLDQPVAAGVVVEVLPPFAGG
- the dtd gene encoding D-aminoacyl-tRNA deacylase, translating into MRTVLQRVTSARVSVAGQVVGEVTRPGLLALVGVGVGDGPAQADATVRKIAGLRILRDERSVTDVGAPVLVVSQFTLLADTRKGRRPSWGAAAPGSVAGPLVEAVVAGLHALGVEVATGTFGADMEVHLVNDGPVTVVLDV
- a CDS encoding 3-keto-5-aminohexanoate cleavage protein, with the translated sequence MSSAAHTLITVAPTGAEVAKADVPQLPTTTDELVETAVRCEAAGASLIHLHIRDDEHRPTLDGARLREAVDAVREATDLIVQLSTGGSVHDPLAQRLTVLDAEPDSCSLTCGTTNFGDDVFLNPWPFVVELYRQSIAREVVPEFELFDLGHVASLRRLLDQEGLPYGGRVHVDLVTGVPGGMPGTAAAVLAAVAALPAEVTTWSATGIGRSHLPVLATALGAGGHLRVGMEDNLVYARGQEVRHNDELVARAAEIATTLQRPPMTTTQAREELGVKRR
- a CDS encoding folate-binding protein, which gives rise to MSTPTQSTDPTPKASGPGSPLLRAPGAVAGEGLDAPVAAHYGDPLREQRLLAEGLAVVDLSHRPVLTVTGPDRLSWLHSLTTQMLLGLPARESRETLVLSPKGHVEHDLHVVDDGETTWVTTEPGAAGPLLAWLDSMRFMLRVEVADVSHEHAVLGEPYAAESLPGEPLAWRDPWPDLVGATGDTAAYGPLEGHPGTGRAWRELIVPRADLVAAVGDRPLAGSWAAEALRIAAWRPRLGYETDHRTLVHEVDWLRSAVHLHKGCYRGQETVARVHNLGRPPRRLVFLHLDGSGHLLPDRGSELTLDGRAVGFLTSVARHHEDGPIALALIKRNTPVDAVLVAGDVAGAQTVVVTP
- a CDS encoding response regulator transcription factor; its protein translation is MAALLLLTNALAPSAEVLPALGLLSHHVRILPAEPTALVDAPAGDVVLVDARFDLAQARSLCRVLRATGLTNPLLAVLTEGGLAGLTSEWGIDDVILDSAGPAEVDARLRLAVTRTEVVEIEESGPIRAGDLTIDETTYSAKVRGRQLDLTYKEFELLKFIAQHPGRVFSRAQLLQEVWGYDYFGGTRTVDVHVRRLRAKLGHEHEFLIGTIRNVGYRFVSERPHDQEAVSVEE
- a CDS encoding asparaginase, producing MSTLEPLPVSPALSEAPVLVHVVRSGVVESVHRVSVVVTGPDGEVEWQLGDASGPVFARSSNKPVQAAAMVRAGLDLPPRQLALACASHSGEPFHLEAAQQILAGAGLTQDDLRNTPDRPYDEQEREAWIRDGRPASSLAQNCSGKHAAMVATCVVNGWDLASYLDPEHPLQQGVLATIEDLSGTTVSAIAVDGCGAPLQAYPLVGLARAFGRTASAADGTAERRVADAISAFPEMLGGTRRAVTALIREVPGLVAKDGAESVYAVGLPDGRGVAVKVADGFHRAAPVVVAAVLRRIGVEAPTAFAQLEHAPVLGHGEPVGAVVAVGL
- a CDS encoding DsrE family protein; translated protein: MSPSPAAIRPLVVKVTAGAEAPERFSQGVTIAATALAAGASVSLWLTGEATWLAVRGRAEDFTLPHAAPLADLRDALLAAGCVSVCSQCAARRDLTQDDLLPGARIAGAASFVEEVLAPDVQALVY